The proteins below come from a single Hemitrygon akajei chromosome 2, sHemAka1.3, whole genome shotgun sequence genomic window:
- the LOC140716556 gene encoding uncharacterized protein isoform X8, with amino-acid sequence MMVGLLLLALLCGGVSAGSHSLRHFYTAVTPGSGVPEFMEVGYVDEEQIIYYDSVLGRTVPRQQWMAESQGPDYWERETQISRSHEQWAQAKIQTLMMRTNQTGGIHFLQRMYGCELRDDGTTTGFNQYGWDGSDFITFDKDRMVWVTPVPWGVITKAKWDRNTAMNQGLKGYLEQECIERVKRYVKAGESHLQPNPPEVSFTASKDGLLSCVATGFYPQSIDMTILRNGRTLEETHSHGILPNHDNTYQLTRTVQVEPTDTAMFSCWVEHRGLPEPLVLFLAGNKGYNPTKSSHSLRHFYTAVTPGSGVPEFMAVGYVDEEQIIYYDSVLGRTVPRQQWMAESQGPDYWERETQISRSHEQWAQVKIQTLMMRTNQTGGIHFLQRMYGCELRDDGTTTGFDQYGWDGSDFISFDKDRMVWVTPVPWGVITKDKWDQNTAVNLERKRYLEQECIEWLKRYVRAGESHLQPNPPEVWFTTSKDGSLLSCVATGFYPQSIDMTILRNGRTLEETHSHGILPNHDNTYQLTRTVQVEPTDTAMFSCWVEHRGLPEPLVLFLAGNKGYNPTKSSHSLRHFYTAVTPGSGVPEFMAVGYVDEEQIIYYDSVLGRTVPRQQWMAESQGPDYWERETQISRSHEQWAQVKIQTLMMRTNQTGGIHFLQRMYGCELRDDGTTTGFDQYGWDGSDFISFDKDRMVWVTPVPWGVITKDKWDQNTAGNLERKRYLEQECIEWLKRYVRAGESHLKPNPPEVWFTTSKDGSLLSCVATGFYPQSIDMTILRNGRTLEETHSHGILPNHDNTYQLTRTVQVEPTDTAMFSCWVEHRGLPEPLVLFLAGNKGYNPTKSSHSLRHFYTAVTPGSGVPEFMEVGYVDEEQIIYYDSVLGRTVPRQQWMAESQGSDYWERATQISRSHEQWAQVKIQTLMMRTNQTGGIHFLQRMYGCELRDDGTTTGFNQYGWDGSDFISFDKDWMVWVTPVPWGVITKAKWDRNTAMNQGLKGYLEQECIERVKRYVRAGESHLKPNPPEVWFTASKDGSLLSCVATGFYPQSIDMTILRNGRTLEETHSHGILPNHDNTYQLTRMVMVEPMDTAIFSCWVEHRGLYEPLVLFLAGNKG; translated from the exons GCTCTCACTCTCTCCGTCATTTCTACACGGCGGTGACCCCGGGGTCGGGGGTCCCTGAGTTCATGGAAGTCGGGTATGTGGACGAGGAGCAGATCATTTACTATGACAGTGTGTTGGGACGGACGGTTCCCCGTCAGCAGTGGATGGCGGAGAGTCAGGGACCTGACTACTGGGAACGGGAGACACAGATCTCTCGGAGCCATGAGCAGTGGGCCCAGGCCAAAATCCAGACCCTCATGATGCGGACCAACCAGACGGGTG GGATCCACTTTCTCCAGAGGATGTACGGCTGTGAGCTCCGTGACGATGGGACCACCACCGGGTTCAATCAGTATGGCTGGGACGGGTCAGACTTCATCACCTTCGACAAGGACCGGATGGTGTGGGTGACCCCTGTGCCCTGGGGTGTCATCACTAAGGCCAAGTGGGACCGGAACACGGCCATGAACCAGGGTTTGAAGGGATACCTGGAGCAGGAGTGCATCGAACGGGTGAAGAGATACGTCAAGGCCGGGGAGAGTCACCTGCAACCca ATCCCCCCGAAGTCTCGTTCACCGCCTCCAAGGATG GCCTCCTCTCCTGTGTGGCCACTGGCTTCTACCCTCAGTCCATTGACATGACGATTCTGCGGAATGGCCGGACTCTAGAGGAGACCCATTCCCACGGGATCCTGCCCAATCACGACAACACCTACCAGCTGACCAGGACGGTGCAGGTGGAGCCCACGGACACTGCGATGTTCTCCTGTTGGGTGGAACACCGGGGTCTCCCTGAGCCCCTTGTCCTGTTCCTTG CAGGGAACAAAGGCTACAATCCCACCAAAA GCTCTCACTCTCTCCGTCATTTCTACACGGCGGTGACCCCGGGGTCGGGGGTTCCTGAGTTCATGGCAGTCGGGTATGTGGACGAGGAGCAGATCATTTACTACGACAGTGTGTTGGGACGGACGGTTCCCCGTCAGCAGTGGATGGCGGAGAGTCAGGGACCCGACTACTGGGAACGGGAGACACAGATCTCTCGGAGCCACGAGCAGTGGGCCCAGGTCAAAATCCAGACCCTCATGATGCGGACCAACCAGACGGGTG GGATCCACTTTCTCCAGAGGATGTACGGCTGTGAGCTCCGTGACGACGGGACCACCACCGGGTTCGATCAGTACGGCTGGGACGGGTCAGACTTCATCTCCTTCGACAAGGACCGGATGGTGTGGGTGACCCCTGTGCCCTGGGGTGTCATCACCAAAGACAAGTGGGACCAGAACACGGCTGTCAATCTTGAGAGAAAGAGATATTTGGAGCAGGAGTGCATCGAATGGTTGAAGAGATACGTCAGGGCCGGGGAGAGTCACCTGCAACCca ATCCCCCCGAAGTCTGGTTCACCACCTCCAAGGATGGCAGCCTCCTCTCCTGTGTGGCCACTGGCTTCTACCCTCAGTCCATTGACATGACGATTCTGCGGAATGGCCGGACTCTAGAGGAGACCCATTCCCACGGGATCCTGCCCAATCACGACAACACCTACCAGCTGACCAGGACGGTGCAGGTGGAGCCCACGGACACTGCGATGTTCTCCTGTTGGGTGGAACACCGGGGTCTCCCTGAGCCCCTTGTCCTGTTCCTTG CAGGGAACAAAGGCTACAATCCCACCAAAA GCTCTCACTCTCTCCGTCATTTCTACACGGCGGTGACCCCGGGGTCGGGGGTTCCTGAGTTCATGGCAGTCGGGTATGTGGACGAGGAGCAGATCATTTACTACGACAGTGTGTTGGGACGGACGGTTCCCCGTCAGCAGTGGATGGCGGAGAGTCAGGGACCCGACTACTGGGAACGGGAGACACAGATCTCTCGGAGCCACGAGCAGTGGGCCCAGGTCAAAATCCAGACCCTCATGATGCGGACCAACCAGACGGGTG GGATCCACTTTCTCCAGAGGATGTACGGCTGTGAGCTCCGTGACGACGGGACCACCACCGGGTTCGATCAGTACGGCTGGGACGGGTCAGACTTCATCTCCTTCGACAAGGACCGGATGGTGTGGGTGACCCCTGTGCCCTGGGGTGTCATCACCAAAGACAAGTGGGACCAGAACACGGCTGGCAATCTTGAGAGAAAGAGATATTTGGAGCAGGAGTGCATCGAATGGTTGAAGAGATACGTCAGGGCCGGGGAGAGTCACCTGAAACCCA ATCCCCCCGAAGTCTGGTTCACCACCTCCAAGGATGGCAGCCTCCTCTCCTGTGTGGCCACTGGCTTCTACCCTCAGTCCATTGACATGACGATTCTGCGGAATGGCCGGACTCTAGAGGAGACCCATTCCCACGGGATCCTGCCCAATCACGACAACACCTACCAGCTGACCAGGACGGTGCAGGTGGAGCCCACGGACACTGCGATGTTCTCCTGTTGGGTGGAACACCGGGGTCTCCCTGAGCCCCTTGTCCTGTTCCTTG CAGGGAACAAAGGCTACAATCCCACCAAAA GCTCTCACTCTCTCCGTCATTTCTACACGGCGGTGACCCCGGGGTCGGGGGTCCCTGAGTTCATGGAAGTCGGGTATGTGGACGAGGAGCAGATCATTTACTACGACAGTGTGTTGGGACGGACGGTTCCCCGTCAGCAGTGGATGGCGGAGAGTCAGGGATCTGACTACTGGGAACGGGCGACACAGATCTCTCGGAGCCACGAGCAGTGGGCCCAGGTCAAAATCCAGACCCTCATGATGCGGACCAACCAGACGGGTG GGATCCACTTTCTCCAGAGGATGTACGGCTGTGAGCTCCGTGATGACGGGACCACCACCGGGTTCAATCAGTACGGCTGGGACGGGTCAGACTTCATCTCCTTTGACAAGGACTGGATGGTTTGGGTGACCCCTGTGCCCTGGGGTGTCATCACTAAGGCCAAGTGGGACCGGAACACGGCCATGAACCAGGGTTTGAAGGGATACCTGGAGCAGGAGTGCATCGAACGGGTGAAGAGATACGTCAGGGCCGGGGAGAGTCACCTGAAACCCA ATCCCCCCGAAGTCTGGTTCACCGCCTCCAAGGATGGCAGCCTCCTCTCCTGTGTGGCCACTGGCTTCTACCCTCAATCCATCGACATGACTATTCTGCGGAATGGCCGGACTCTAGAGGAGACCCATTCCCACGGGATCCTGCCCAATCACGACAACACCTACCAGCTGACCAGGATGGTGATGGTGGAGCCCATGGACACTGCGATATTCTCCTGTTGGGTGGAACACCGGGGTCTCTACGAGCCCCTCGTCCTGTTCCTCG CAGGGAACAAAGGCTAA
- the LOC140716556 gene encoding uncharacterized protein isoform X1: MMVGLLLLALLCGGVSAGSHSLRHFYTAVTPGSGVPEFMEVGYVDEEQIIYYDSVLGRTVPRQQWMAESQGPDYWERETQISRSHEQWAQAKIQTLMMRTNQTGGIHFLQRMYGCELRDDGTTTGFNQYGWDGSDFITFDKDRMVWVTPVPWGVITKAKWDRNTAMNQGLKGYLEQECIERVKRYVKAGESHLQPNPPEVSFTASKDGRHLSCVATGFFPQSIDVTILRDGRTLEETHSHGILPNHDNTYQLTTMVMVEPTDTAMFSCRVEHRGLPEPLVLFFAGNKGYNPTKSSHSLRHFYTAVTPGSGVPEFMAVGYVDEEQIIYYDSVLGRTVPRQQWMAESQGPDYWERETQISRSHEQWAQVKIQTFMMRTNQTGGIHFLQRMYGCELRDDGTTTGFDQYGWDGSDFISFDKDRMVWVTPVPWGVITKDKWDQNTAVNLERKRYLEQECIEWLKRYVRAGESHLQPNPPEVWFTTSKDGSLLSCVATGFYPQSIDMTILRNGRTLEETHSHGILPNHDNTYQLTRTVQVEPTDTAMFSCWVEHRGLPEPLVLFLAGNKGYNPTKSSHSLRHFYTAVTPGSGVPEFMAVGYVDEEQIIYYDSVLGRTVPRQQWMAESQGPDYWERETQISRSHEQWAQVKIQTLMMRTNQTGGIHFLQRMYGCELRDDGTTTGFDQYGWDGSDFISFDKDRMVWVTPVPWGVITKDKWDQNTAVNLERKRYLEQECIEWLKRYVRAGESHLQPNPPEVWFTTSKDGSLLSCVATGFYPQSIDMTILRNGRTLEETHSHGILPNHDNTYQLTRTVQVEPTDTAMFSCWVEHRGLPEPLVLFLAGNKGYNPTKSSHSLRHFYTAVTPGSGVPEFMAVGYVDEEQIIYYDSVLGRTVPRQQWMAESQGPDYWERETQISRSHEQWAQVKIQTLMMRTNQTGGIHFLQRMYGCELRDDGTTTGFDQYGWDGSDFISFDKDRMVWVTPVPWGVITKDKWDQNTAGNLERKRYLEQECIEWLKRYVRAGESHLKPNPPEVWFTTSKDGSLLSCVATGFYPQSIDMTILRNGRTLEETHSHGILPNHDNTYQLTRTVQVEPTDTAMFSCWVEHRGLPEPLVLFLAGNKGYNPTKSSHSLRHFYTAVTPGSGVPEFMEVGYVDEEQIIYYDSVLGRTVPRQQWMAESQGSDYWERATQISRSHEQWAQVKIQTLMMRTNQTGGIHFLQRMYGCELRDDGTTTGFNQYGWDGSDFISFDKDWMVWVTPVPWGVITKAKWDRNTAMNQGLKGYLEQECIERVKRYVRAGESHLKPNPPEVWFTASKDGSLLSCVATGFYPQSIDMTILRNGRTLEETHSHGILPNHDNTYQLTRMVMVEPMDTAIFSCWVEHRGLYEPLVLFLAGNKG, encoded by the exons GCTCTCACTCTCTCCGTCATTTCTACACGGCGGTGACCCCGGGGTCGGGGGTCCCTGAGTTCATGGAAGTCGGGTATGTGGACGAGGAGCAGATCATTTACTATGACAGTGTGTTGGGACGGACGGTTCCCCGTCAGCAGTGGATGGCGGAGAGTCAGGGACCTGACTACTGGGAACGGGAGACACAGATCTCTCGGAGCCATGAGCAGTGGGCCCAGGCCAAAATCCAGACCCTCATGATGCGGACCAACCAGACGGGTG GGATCCACTTTCTCCAGAGGATGTACGGCTGTGAGCTCCGTGACGATGGGACCACCACCGGGTTCAATCAGTATGGCTGGGACGGGTCAGACTTCATCACCTTCGACAAGGACCGGATGGTGTGGGTGACCCCTGTGCCCTGGGGTGTCATCACTAAGGCCAAGTGGGACCGGAACACGGCCATGAACCAGGGTTTGAAGGGATACCTGGAGCAGGAGTGCATCGAACGGGTGAAGAGATACGTCAAGGCCGGGGAGAGTCACCTGCAACCca ATCCCCCCGAAGTCTCGTTCACCGCCTCCAAGGATGGCCGCCACCTCTCCTGTGTGGCCACTGGCTTCTTCCCTCAGTCCATCGACGTGACTATTCTGCGGGACGGCCGGACCCTGGAGGAGACCCATTCCCACGGGATTCTCCCCAATCACGACAACACCTACCAGCTCACCACGATGGTGATGGTGGAGCCCACAGACACTGCGATGTTCTCTTGTCGGGTGGAACACCGGGGTCTCCCCGAGCCCCTCGTCCTGTTCTTTG CAGGGAACAAAGGCTACAATCCCACCAAAA GCTCTCACTCTCTCCGTCATTTCTACACGGCGGTGACCCCGGGGTCGGGGGTTCCTGAGTTCATGGCAGTCGGGTATGTGGACGAGGAGCAGATCATTTACTACGACAGTGTGTTGGGACGGACGGTTCCCCGTCAGCAGTGGATGGCGGAGAGTCAGGGACCCGACTACTGGGAACGGGAGACACAGATCTCTCGGAGCCACGAGCAGTGGGCCCAGGTCAAAATCCAGACCTTCATGATGCGGACCAACCAGACGGGTG GGATCCACTTTCTCCAGAGGATGTACGGCTGTGAGCTCCGTGACGACGGGACCACCACCGGGTTCGATCAGTACGGCTGGGACGGGTCAGACTTCATCTCCTTCGACAAGGACCGGATGGTGTGGGTGACCCCTGTGCCCTGGGGTGTCATCACCAAAGACAAGTGGGACCAGAACACGGCTGTCAATCTTGAGAGAAAGAGATATTTGGAGCAGGAGTGCATCGAATGGTTGAAGAGATACGTCAGGGCCGGGGAGAGTCACCTGCAACCca ATCCCCCCGAAGTCTGGTTCACCACCTCCAAGGATGGCAGCCTCCTCTCCTGTGTGGCCACTGGCTTCTACCCTCAGTCCATTGACATGACGATTCTGCGGAATGGCCGGACTCTAGAGGAGACCCATTCCCACGGGATCCTGCCCAATCACGACAACACCTACCAGCTGACCAGGACGGTGCAGGTGGAGCCCACGGACACTGCGATGTTCTCCTGTTGGGTGGAACACCGGGGTCTCCCTGAGCCCCTTGTCCTGTTCCTTG CAGGGAACAAAGGCTACAATCCCACCAAAA GCTCTCACTCTCTCCGTCATTTCTACACGGCGGTGACCCCGGGGTCGGGGGTTCCTGAGTTCATGGCAGTCGGGTATGTGGACGAGGAGCAGATCATTTACTACGACAGTGTGTTGGGACGGACGGTTCCCCGTCAGCAGTGGATGGCGGAGAGTCAGGGACCCGACTACTGGGAACGGGAGACACAGATCTCTCGGAGCCACGAGCAGTGGGCCCAGGTCAAAATCCAGACCCTCATGATGCGGACCAACCAGACGGGTG GGATCCACTTTCTCCAGAGGATGTACGGCTGTGAGCTCCGTGACGACGGGACCACCACCGGGTTCGATCAGTACGGCTGGGACGGGTCAGACTTCATCTCCTTCGACAAGGACCGGATGGTGTGGGTGACCCCTGTGCCCTGGGGTGTCATCACCAAAGACAAGTGGGACCAGAACACGGCTGTCAATCTTGAGAGAAAGAGATATTTGGAGCAGGAGTGCATCGAATGGTTGAAGAGATACGTCAGGGCCGGGGAGAGTCACCTGCAACCca ATCCCCCCGAAGTCTGGTTCACCACCTCCAAGGATGGCAGCCTCCTCTCCTGTGTGGCCACTGGCTTCTACCCTCAGTCCATTGACATGACGATTCTGCGGAATGGCCGGACTCTAGAGGAGACCCATTCCCACGGGATCCTGCCCAATCACGACAACACCTACCAGCTGACCAGGACGGTGCAGGTGGAGCCCACGGACACTGCGATGTTCTCCTGTTGGGTGGAACACCGGGGTCTCCCTGAGCCCCTTGTCCTGTTCCTTG CAGGGAACAAAGGCTACAATCCCACCAAAA GCTCTCACTCTCTCCGTCATTTCTACACGGCGGTGACCCCGGGGTCGGGGGTTCCTGAGTTCATGGCAGTCGGGTATGTGGACGAGGAGCAGATCATTTACTACGACAGTGTGTTGGGACGGACGGTTCCCCGTCAGCAGTGGATGGCGGAGAGTCAGGGACCCGACTACTGGGAACGGGAGACACAGATCTCTCGGAGCCACGAGCAGTGGGCCCAGGTCAAAATCCAGACCCTCATGATGCGGACCAACCAGACGGGTG GGATCCACTTTCTCCAGAGGATGTACGGCTGTGAGCTCCGTGACGACGGGACCACCACCGGGTTCGATCAGTACGGCTGGGACGGGTCAGACTTCATCTCCTTCGACAAGGACCGGATGGTGTGGGTGACCCCTGTGCCCTGGGGTGTCATCACCAAAGACAAGTGGGACCAGAACACGGCTGGCAATCTTGAGAGAAAGAGATATTTGGAGCAGGAGTGCATCGAATGGTTGAAGAGATACGTCAGGGCCGGGGAGAGTCACCTGAAACCCA ATCCCCCCGAAGTCTGGTTCACCACCTCCAAGGATGGCAGCCTCCTCTCCTGTGTGGCCACTGGCTTCTACCCTCAGTCCATTGACATGACGATTCTGCGGAATGGCCGGACTCTAGAGGAGACCCATTCCCACGGGATCCTGCCCAATCACGACAACACCTACCAGCTGACCAGGACGGTGCAGGTGGAGCCCACGGACACTGCGATGTTCTCCTGTTGGGTGGAACACCGGGGTCTCCCTGAGCCCCTTGTCCTGTTCCTTG CAGGGAACAAAGGCTACAATCCCACCAAAA GCTCTCACTCTCTCCGTCATTTCTACACGGCGGTGACCCCGGGGTCGGGGGTCCCTGAGTTCATGGAAGTCGGGTATGTGGACGAGGAGCAGATCATTTACTACGACAGTGTGTTGGGACGGACGGTTCCCCGTCAGCAGTGGATGGCGGAGAGTCAGGGATCTGACTACTGGGAACGGGCGACACAGATCTCTCGGAGCCACGAGCAGTGGGCCCAGGTCAAAATCCAGACCCTCATGATGCGGACCAACCAGACGGGTG GGATCCACTTTCTCCAGAGGATGTACGGCTGTGAGCTCCGTGATGACGGGACCACCACCGGGTTCAATCAGTACGGCTGGGACGGGTCAGACTTCATCTCCTTTGACAAGGACTGGATGGTTTGGGTGACCCCTGTGCCCTGGGGTGTCATCACTAAGGCCAAGTGGGACCGGAACACGGCCATGAACCAGGGTTTGAAGGGATACCTGGAGCAGGAGTGCATCGAACGGGTGAAGAGATACGTCAGGGCCGGGGAGAGTCACCTGAAACCCA ATCCCCCCGAAGTCTGGTTCACCGCCTCCAAGGATGGCAGCCTCCTCTCCTGTGTGGCCACTGGCTTCTACCCTCAATCCATCGACATGACTATTCTGCGGAATGGCCGGACTCTAGAGGAGACCCATTCCCACGGGATCCTGCCCAATCACGACAACACCTACCAGCTGACCAGGATGGTGATGGTGGAGCCCATGGACACTGCGATATTCTCCTGTTGGGTGGAACACCGGGGTCTCTACGAGCCCCTCGTCCTGTTCCTCG CAGGGAACAAAGGCTAA